The Pontiella desulfatans sequence TTGGCCGAAAACGGGGACGGTTCCGGTGCAAGCCAGGTATTCATCGCGCGCGACGCGGATCTACGGGTCTCGAAACTGCCGAACGAACTCGTGGGCAAGGTTTCGTTCGTGCGGGTTTTCCCATGGAACTGGACGGCCAAGAAAGGCTTCGGCGGCAAGCTCACCACCGCCGAAAAGCTGGGGGCCCACTGGAAATACGACTGGAGCGCGAACGGCGAATCGACGCTCGATATGGAGTTTGTCCCGATGCGGCACAATAAATCGTGGGATAGCTTTTCGAAGATCAATGCCAAGCAGAACGTAACCCACCTGCTGGGCTTCAACGAGCCGATGCAGAAAGACCAGGGCAACATGACCCTCGAACAGTGCCTGGACATGTGGCCGAAGCTGCAGGCCTCCGGCTTGCGGCTCGGCAGCCCGTGCCCGACCGACGGCAAGGTGGACTGGCTGTATGAATTCATCGAAAAAGCCGATGAGCGTGGACTGCGGGTGGATTTTGTTGCGGTGCACTATTACAAGGCCAACTGGAGTGCGGAAAAGCTGGTCGGGTGGTTGAGGGCCATTCACGAACGCACCGGCCGCCCCATCTGGCTGACCGAATTCAACAACGGCGCCAGCTGGACCAAGAACCACAACCCCTCGCCCAAGGAAAATGCCAAGCGCATCGAAGAATATTGCGAAGCAATGGAAAAGGCCGACTTCATCGAGCGCTACGCCGTTTTCAACCTCGGCGACAAGGCCCATCACCGCCAGGTCATCATCGACGGAATGCCGACCCCCGCCGGGGAGTCCTACCGCGAGGTGGTCTCCACCGAAGCCTATTTAGGGGAATAGCAAACCTCCCCGCAGTCCGTGGTGTCCTGAATACAGCGTTTGCCGGCGTTTGTTGGATAACCCAAGGGGAATCCAAAATGAACAGACGCTCTTGTTTGAAATCCGCCGTTGCGTTCGCGGCGGTTCCGGCGCTCGCGCAGGCAACGGCCAAGCCTCGGCATATTGTCTTGGTGATGTCCGACGACCAGGGCTGGGGCCAGACCGGCTACAACAACCATCCGTTGCTCAAAACCCCCAACCTCGATGCCATGGCGGCCAGCGGCCTGCGGTTCGACCGCTTCTACGCCGGCGGCCCCGTCTGCTCGCCGACCCGCGCAACGGTGCTGACCGGCCGCACGCACGACCGCACCGGTGTCTATTCCCACGGCCATCCGCTGCGCCATCAGGAAAAGACCCTGCCCCAGGCGCTGAAGGCCGCCGGCTATGCCACCGGCCATTTCGGCAAATGGCACCTCAACGGCCTGCGCGGCCCCGGCGCCCCCGTGCTGGGTTCCGACTCGCACCATCCCGGAACCTTCGGCTTCGACGAGTGGCTCACCGTGACCAACTTTTTCGACATGAACCCGATCATGAGCCGCAAGGGTACGTTCGAGGAATTCAAGGGTGACTCCTCGGAAGTGATCGTTGCCGAGGCGCTAAAGTTTATCGAGCAGCAGAACGCCGACGGAAAACCATCGTTCGCGGTCATTTGGTATGGCTCGCCCCACAGCCCCTTCATCGCCACCGATGGGGATTCCAAGGCGTTCGAAAGCTTGGACGCCAAGGGAAAGCAGCACCACGGCGAGCTGGTGGCCATGGACCGCAGCGTCGGGACGCTCCGCTCCGGATTGCGCAAAATGGGCCTTTCCGACGAAACGCTCGTTTGGTTCTCCAGCGACAACGGCGGCCTCGGCGGCGTGGGGTGCGACTCGGTCGGGGGCCTGCGCGGGAAGAAGGGTACGGTCTACGAAGGCGGGCTGCGCGTCCCCGGCATCATCGAATGGCCGGTGGGCATCAAACCGCGCATCACGAAATATCCGGCGGGCGCGGTGGATATGTTCCCAACACTGGTGGAATTGCTTGGCCTTCCAAGGCAAAGCATGGGCGGCCCGATCGACGGAGAAAGCCTGGTTCCGCTCTTTGGACAGGAACCGGGGCTTCGCAAAAAGCCGCTGCCGTTCCAGTTTGGCGACAATACGCTGCTGATCGACAACGACCACAAGATCATCTTCAACCGAAAAAAGAACCGGTTCGAACTCTACGACCTGAAAACCGATCCGAAGGAAACCACCGATATCCTGGGTGGGCAGCCGGAGATCGCCGCAAGGCTGAAAAAGCAGGTGGTTGCGCTGGCCGAGTCGATCGCCAAGAGCGATGCCGGCGCGGACTATCCCGAAGGCAAGGTGGTCGGCCCCGATCCCGGCCGCCGCTTCTGGGTGGAGGATCCGGCCTACGAACCCTATCTCGACGCCCTCCTTAAGCGCCCCGAATACCAGGGCCAGAGCGGGAAGGCGAAAAAGAAAAAATAACCCTGCAAACGTAAATGAACCACAGATGAACACGGATAAACCTAGCGTCGCATAGCCGCAACCAACCACAGATGAAAACCGAAAACACGGATTTTTTTACCACAGAGATCCCAGAGAAACAGAGCATCCTAATCCTCTGTGCTCAGTGTCCTCTACCGCAGCGGGGGTGAAAACTGGTCAGGAAAACTAGAAATTGACGGATAGTAGTACGGAAGGTAAAGGTGGTCGGTCGTTGGCCTCAACGGAGGGGGGGAAGCTGAAATCAAAATGACGATTTAGGCGGCCTGACTCTTTTTTCGGGCGGTAGATGGATCCAAAGAGGGGCCGTTATGGAAGTTGAAAGCCGAAATGACGAAATAGGCGGCCTGACCCGAATGGCTTGCGCACGGCAGGTCAGGCTGAACGTTGATCTGGCTCCGCCAGATCAACGTCGCGGTGACCGGTCCACCGGTCACCGAGACGTTCGATAAAAGAAAATGAATTTATACGCACAAATAATGTCATTTGTTCTTCCACTAGGATTCATCCTCTTCGGCTATAGTGCTTTTAAATATGGAATATCTCGCTTAATCAAATCATTGAAGAGCAGATCATGGCCTACGACCATTGGTTCTGTTAGCTATTCAGAATTGCATAAATTACGATCTCAGAAGACTGGAATTCAATATCAATACAAACCGAGAATTAGATATGAATTCATTGCAAATGACCAAGTTTTATCATCCAACAAAATCTTCTTCGGTGAATATACATCATCCAACAAATCTAGAATTGAATCGCTATTGTCGAAATACCCATTAGGAAGTGATGTTACTGTTATCTATAATCCCGACAATCCAGAAGAGGCTATATTGGAACCTATAATTTCAATCGGCACTATTTTCAGCTTAATTGCAGGTATAGTGTTCACGGGGTCGTCTTATTTAGCTTTCATTATACTTCAAGCCTTCGCACTTAAAGAAATGTAAAACAAATCGAACCACCATTAAGTCCCTCTGAGTAAAGACAAAAATTCCCCTGTCTCAATCTTCGTGTTTTTCCAACTACCACTATCGATTGAACTGTCCAACCTGGTCTCAATGCGTGCCGTTTTTATTTCTACATGGGCGAGTGAAGCAAGGCTCCCTCAAACAACCGTGCGGGCTCGGGCGGCCAGGATTCCAACCTTGCGGTCGGTGGCGGCTGTCACGGATTACTAAGATCCATGACGTCCCAGAAAATCATGCGGTACATCCCTGTGCGCTACCTATTCAAGAAAACATCGGTTGTCTGCATTCGTCTTCCGGTATTGCCGTGTTGCAGTGGAAGGCAGAAAAGGGGTCAGGAAAAGGGCAAAAGGGTCACCCATTAGAGGTTCCGGTCAAACACAAAAACCCCTTCCATGGTCGTTTTTCAACGGCCTGCTGATTTTCCCGTTTTGTTGATCGGTACTACGTTGCTTTCCATCGCTGAACGCTTGCTGCCTTATTGCTTGCCCATGGCCGGGATGGGCAGGCTGGAAAGCCTACCCCAAGGTTTTCTATCCAACCTACAGGGTGGGTGGACCCATTCCGTATCTTCTTGAATATCAGCGTCCATCGGTGTTCACCCGTGGTTCCTTCCCGAGTGAAGGATAACGGATGTCCAGGCGGTGGAAAATTTCGCTGATTTTTTTTGAACCCTTTCCGGGGAGCCGGGTCTACGTAACTACCAACACAACTCCCTGACGGCGTGCTTGCACGCCGGAGCAGCGCGCGGTTCCTCCCCCTTACCGCGCGCTGTTTTTTTTTGTTTCAGCCGCAAATGGAGGAAAAGGAGGGGGAAACCTATCTCCGATGCCGGTGCCGCCGGTTTTTCTTCTTTTGTGGAAATTCGTGGTGTTGCTCTTTTTCCAGCAGTTCGCGTTCGCGCTGCCGGCGCAGGCGTTCTTCATGCTCCGCGGCGGCGAATTCGACCTCGTTCAGCACGCCCTTCACATCGGCGCGCTTGGTGCTTTCCTTGAAGCGTCCGGTCAACTGGGTCTCGGGGGTGAGGGTGCCGGCTTCATAGTGCGCCCAGATTTCCTTGGCATATTTGCTCTTGAGCACGTCGGGGGCAAAACGGCCGTAGTAGGCGGTCATGTTTTTGACGTCGCGCGCCAGCATGGAACGGGCATTGTTGTTGCCGGCGGCATTCACCGCTTGCGGAAGATCGATGATGACGGGGCCGGACCCATCGACCAGGACATTGAATTCCGACAGGTCGCCATGCACAATTCCGGCGCAAAGCATGCGAACAATATGCTGCATGACCACCGCATGATCCTTCCGCGCTTGTTCTGCTCCCATGGCGACATCGTTCAGCCGTGGCGCAACGCCTCCCTCGGCATCGGTGATTAGCTCCATCAGCAACACGCCATCGAAGCAGCCGTAGGGTTTTGGAACACGGACGCCGGCATGGGCCAGGAGGTAGAGCGCATCGACTTCGGTGTTTTGCCAGATTTCCTCCTGCTCCTTTTTCCCGAACTTGGAGCCTTTGGCCATTGCGCGGCCACGGCGGGTGTTGCGCACATGGCGTCCTTCGCGATATTCCACGGCCTTCTTAAAGCTACGCTTCGCCGCATCCTTATATACCTTGGCGCACCGGATTTCGGTTCCGCAGCGGACGACAAATATGGTGGCTTCCTTGCCGCTCATCAGTTGGCGGAGGACTTCATCCACGAGGCCATCGTCGATCAAATCGTTGAGTCGTTTCGGAATCTTCATCGGGTTTTTATACCTTGCCCAAATTCAAATGCAACGCGGATCGACCCGCCGTGCTTGGCGGGAGGCGCGGTCGATGAAGCATTGCATGCGATTACCGCGTTGTAGCCACAACCGTTAGCATTTGAAGATGGCATTTGATTTCAGCTGTATGATTCACTCGCGTGTGCATGATAGCCGGTGAATCAACAAGGATCTTGCATGGGAAACAATGAAGAAAGGAAGCCGTGGCAAACTCGACCGAGGGCCATCTATTTCTGGCGCAGCGGATCGCGGTGATCTGCGAGTCAGACCATCCGGTATTGAGCCGGGCGTCGGGAAGACTGGTTGAAGCGCTCGACGAATTCCGTTCACGAGGGGAAATCGAAGGCGGGCGTTTCAAGGTCACCCTAAAAGGCCGATAAATACAGATGAACCGAACCCTTAAAGTAGTCCTAACCTTCGTTGCAACGATCCTGGTTCCGGTCGTGGCGATGTTTGCATGGAGCCTGTTGGTTGGAGGCGTGGCGCTGGCGGCCGGGCTGATGGTTTTCGGCCGGGTCTTGGTTCGAACGTTGCCGCCGCTGGACACACCCGGGAAAAAGTGGGCGCTGTTTCTCGTTTCGTTCATTTTATTCTTCGCCGTCGCGTTCGTGCCGTGTCTGTTTTACTATCTCGACCTGTTTTACATTCTTGGGCTCACGGTTTGGGGCTCAACCTCCCTTAGTGCATTCTTTTGGGCAAGGGGAGAGCATCGCCACAAGACGGTCATCCTGCATTTGGCGCTTTTGCTTGCCTTCATTGCCGCCACCGTCGCTGCCTATTGTCTTTATGAAAGCGGTTGGGAGCGAATAACCTTCGACTAAACCATGCAACCGTTCACCGAAGAGATCATCGAAATCATCCGCTCCATCCCGCGCGGGAAGGTGGCGACCTATGGCGGGATCGCGGCGCTGGCCGGGAACGCGCGTGCGGCGCGGCAGGTGGTGCGGGTGCTGCATACGTTTGGCTCGAAGGAAAAGCTGCCGTGGTGGCGGGTGATCAGCAGCAAGGGAACCATTTCCCTCAGGCCCGGCCACGGCTACGAGGAGCAGCGCGACCTGCTGGAGGCCGAGGGCGTGGAGTTAGGCGAGGCGGGCAGGATTGACCTCGAACGCTTTCTTTGGGAACCTGACTGGCTCAACGATTAAGGCGCCAATGAATAAGCGGGATCTGTATCATCTTACCAGGCAGGTTGATTTCCTATGGAAGAGCACGTTGGTGTTGGCGGTGGTCTTTGTTTTGCTGGGCATGGGGATCGGCTCCCTGAACACGGGGCGCCTGGACTCCTATCAACGCATCGTGTCGGTGCCGCGTTATGTGGATGAGTTCACTGAAGAGCTCGATGGCGACTATACGCGGCCCGCGCACAACACGGCGGTGGCCGATGCCGTCCGCGACATGCTGGCGAGTCCTGCGCCGTTCCACGAAAAGCTCGAAAACATCCGGTTCCTGCTCTATTTCGCCGCCCCGGATGATCGGGTTTCCGTGCCCGTTGCAACGGAGCTCCCCAACCTTTCCGGGAAGGAGCATGCGGTGGCGTCGGCATTTGTTGCGGCCGCCTCGGGCGAAAAGAACGAAGCGGCGCTCGTTGCCCTCGCGGGGGGCGATGCCCCGGTTGCGCACGCCAACTATGCGCTGGCCCTGCTCCGCGAGAGCCGGCAGGAAAATTCCAAGTCCATCGCCGCGCTGAAGCGGGAAATCGAATTCCACAACTCCGATCCGGCCCGTAGGCGGTTGGTAAACACCTATCTCGACGCAAAACAATTCAACGAACTCGAAAAGCTCATCTCCGATCCGGAATACAAACCTTTCATCTCCAGCTTTGTGTTGCGGGAGGTCGCCCTCTCCAGGATGGATTGGCCTGCGTTGGTCAAGGCGCATTTCAGGTCGGCCTACGAGGGCACCAACCTGGCGATGGCCGTGCTGGCCCTGCTATCCGGGCTGGTTTGGGCCACGATTCTTTTCCGGTTCAATGGAAGCCTTTCCGTGCTGAAGCTCGCGGTGCCGGCCCTGCTGCTCGGTGCATTGTCCACCCATGCCACCCTCCTGTTCATCTATTGGCAGGAATACCAGCTCGGTTTCACGATGGGGCAGGAGACGGTGGGGCAGATCGTCTACTGCATCCTCGGCATCGGATTGCGCGAGGAGGCGATGAAGCTGCTGCTTTTTGTTCCCCTCATTCCCTTTCTGCTGAAGCGCACCGATTTGGAGATCCTGACGATTGCCGGGCTGGTGGGGCTCGGATTTGCCATCGAGGAAAACATCAACTATTTCGAGAGCACGGCGGGCGTGAGCGCGCTGGGCCGTTTTGCCACCGCCAACTTCCTGCACATTGCGCTCACGGCCATGTGCGGCCTAACGCTGACGCGCGCCGTTGCGCACCGGGGCGAGGAGATCCAGCATGCGCTGACCACCTTCGTCTCCGCCGTTGCCATCCACGGGCTCTACGATGCCTTCATCATGGTTCCGGCGGTGGAGGATTATTCCTTCCTTTCCTCCACGGTCTTTGTGCTGATGGCCTATCAATATTTCGGGTGGTTGCGCCATTTGCGGGAGGAGTGGCGGGATCCCGTCAGCATTACCTCGGTTTTCACGCTGGGCGTCCTTCTCGTGACCGGGATTTCGTTCTGCCTCTATGCCTGGAAGGCCGGGCCCTATCCCGCCTTGCAGGCCATCGGCTACGAGGCCATCGGGGTTGGAATCATCCTGATTCTATTCTACCGCGAAATTCCGGAAACCCTCGAATAGGCGTTCGTGGAAAATATGGCGCCCACCAAGCTATGGTTTGACTTTCCCCGGCTTTCGGCGTAAAGAATTCAAATGCAGTTCGGGCGTTGCATGCATGGTTGGCATGTAACTTTCTATAGAAATTGGACTTAGCCAAAAGGAGAGTACGATGAAGACAAGAACACTGCTTATTGCAATTGGATGCATAATCATCACCGGCATGGCCGATGCGAATACCCTGAAAGACAAGCCCCCCACCATTTTCTACCCCGAAGGCCACTATCTTGAAGGCTGGCCCCGGACGGCGCAGCGCGACATGTTCGGCTACAACTACCAGCAGCACAAATTCGTCGGCTATTTCGCCAACGTCTATCTCGGCGGCGACGGCCTGCCCCCCTATGGCGGCAATGCCAAGAAATATTACCAGGCGCTGGTGGCCTATGGATATTTCGATTCCGTTGAAGCCGCCGAGGAAGCGCTCTCCGGCGAATGGTTCTGGGGCCTGCGCGACGTCCGCCTCTACATGCGCTGGAACGATGCCTGGCTCAGCAACCAGG is a genomic window containing:
- a CDS encoding glycosyl hydrolase — translated: MLYLCAGAMALLTASSLAAGGLKETVVKGGSRSLRQVNGWRIALEGETWLTLEDAEDPILRGEIDFRSPDAWVSFPALRPSEVNERFLRFLKVRGVAAKVGENVRLAPHVGGTLVIPHGPDYPALQTYERMSFGGGARSFKVHAYHRAKELGKDDDRIMSFVLKKGYMATLAENGDGSGASQVFIARDADLRVSKLPNELVGKVSFVRVFPWNWTAKKGFGGKLTTAEKLGAHWKYDWSANGESTLDMEFVPMRHNKSWDSFSKINAKQNVTHLLGFNEPMQKDQGNMTLEQCLDMWPKLQASGLRLGSPCPTDGKVDWLYEFIEKADERGLRVDFVAVHYYKANWSAEKLVGWLRAIHERTGRPIWLTEFNNGASWTKNHNPSPKENAKRIEEYCEAMEKADFIERYAVFNLGDKAHHRQVIIDGMPTPAGESYREVVSTEAYLGE
- a CDS encoding sulfatase family protein translates to MNRRSCLKSAVAFAAVPALAQATAKPRHIVLVMSDDQGWGQTGYNNHPLLKTPNLDAMAASGLRFDRFYAGGPVCSPTRATVLTGRTHDRTGVYSHGHPLRHQEKTLPQALKAAGYATGHFGKWHLNGLRGPGAPVLGSDSHHPGTFGFDEWLTVTNFFDMNPIMSRKGTFEEFKGDSSEVIVAEALKFIEQQNADGKPSFAVIWYGSPHSPFIATDGDSKAFESLDAKGKQHHGELVAMDRSVGTLRSGLRKMGLSDETLVWFSSDNGGLGGVGCDSVGGLRGKKGTVYEGGLRVPGIIEWPVGIKPRITKYPAGAVDMFPTLVELLGLPRQSMGGPIDGESLVPLFGQEPGLRKKPLPFQFGDNTLLIDNDHKIIFNRKKNRFELYDLKTDPKETTDILGGQPEIAARLKKQVVALAESIAKSDAGADYPEGKVVGPDPGRRFWVEDPAYEPYLDALLKRPEYQGQSGKAKKKK
- a CDS encoding DUF3592 domain-containing protein: MSFVLPLGFILFGYSAFKYGISRLIKSLKSRSWPTTIGSVSYSELHKLRSQKTGIQYQYKPRIRYEFIANDQVLSSNKIFFGEYTSSNKSRIESLLSKYPLGSDVTVIYNPDNPEEAILEPIISIGTIFSLIAGIVFTGSSYLAFIILQAFALKEM
- a CDS encoding PA4780 family RIO1-like protein kinase, giving the protein MKIPKRLNDLIDDGLVDEVLRQLMSGKEATIFVVRCGTEIRCAKVYKDAAKRSFKKAVEYREGRHVRNTRRGRAMAKGSKFGKKEQEEIWQNTEVDALYLLAHAGVRVPKPYGCFDGVLLMELITDAEGGVAPRLNDVAMGAEQARKDHAVVMQHIVRMLCAGIVHGDLSEFNVLVDGSGPVIIDLPQAVNAAGNNNARSMLARDVKNMTAYYGRFAPDVLKSKYAKEIWAHYEAGTLTPETQLTGRFKESTKRADVKGVLNEVEFAAAEHEERLRRQRERELLEKEQHHEFPQKKKNRRHRHRR
- a CDS encoding MGMT family protein: MQPFTEEIIEIIRSIPRGKVATYGGIAALAGNARAARQVVRVLHTFGSKEKLPWWRVISSKGTISLRPGHGYEEQRDLLEAEGVELGEAGRIDLERFLWEPDWLND
- a CDS encoding PrsW family glutamic-type intramembrane protease; translated protein: MNKRDLYHLTRQVDFLWKSTLVLAVVFVLLGMGIGSLNTGRLDSYQRIVSVPRYVDEFTEELDGDYTRPAHNTAVADAVRDMLASPAPFHEKLENIRFLLYFAAPDDRVSVPVATELPNLSGKEHAVASAFVAAASGEKNEAALVALAGGDAPVAHANYALALLRESRQENSKSIAALKREIEFHNSDPARRRLVNTYLDAKQFNELEKLISDPEYKPFISSFVLREVALSRMDWPALVKAHFRSAYEGTNLAMAVLALLSGLVWATILFRFNGSLSVLKLAVPALLLGALSTHATLLFIYWQEYQLGFTMGQETVGQIVYCILGIGLREEAMKLLLFVPLIPFLLKRTDLEILTIAGLVGLGFAIEENINYFESTAGVSALGRFATANFLHIALTAMCGLTLTRAVAHRGEEIQHALTTFVSAVAIHGLYDAFIMVPAVEDYSFLSSTVFVLMAYQYFGWLRHLREEWRDPVSITSVFTLGVLLVTGISFCLYAWKAGPYPALQAIGYEAIGVGIILILFYREIPETLE